In one Candidatus Hydrogenedentota bacterium genomic region, the following are encoded:
- the rplN gene encoding 50S ribosomal protein L14 has translation MIQIYSNLDVADNTGARRIRVIQVMGGTERRYARLGDIITASVKDALPNTSVKKGDVVKAVVVRMRQDTQRPDGTVIRFDSNAAVLINPNMEPRGTRIFGPVPRELRDRGFMRIISLAPEVV, from the coding sequence ATGATCCAGATTTATTCGAACCTCGACGTCGCCGACAACACGGGCGCGCGGCGTATTCGCGTGATCCAGGTGATGGGCGGCACCGAACGCCGCTACGCCCGGCTGGGCGACATCATCACGGCGTCCGTGAAAGACGCGTTGCCGAACACGAGCGTGAAGAAGGGCGACGTCGTGAAAGCGGTCGTGGTGCGCATGCGCCAGGACACGCAGCGGCCCGACGGCACGGTCATCCGGTTCGACTCGAACGCGGCCGTGTTGATCAACCCGAACATGGAACCGCGCGGCACCCGTATTTTCGGGCCGGTGCCCCGCGAACTGCGCGACCGAGGCTTCATGCGCATTATCTCTCTGGCGCCGGAAGTGGTGTAA
- the rplF gene encoding 50S ribosomal protein L6, with the protein MSRIGKLPVQIPSGVKAELNGQKLKVTGPKGTLERTFHPDVTITMEDGHIVVARPSDEPAHRALHGLTRALMQNMMTGVTTGYSKVLNIVGVGYRAAMQGKSLQLSVGYSHPVMVEPPTGITFSVDGTQTIKVEGIDKELVGQIAADIRRWRQPEPYKGKGIKYDNETIRRKEGKAGGK; encoded by the coding sequence GTGTCGAGAATAGGAAAATTACCCGTACAGATTCCCAGCGGCGTGAAAGCCGAACTGAACGGGCAGAAACTGAAAGTAACGGGCCCGAAGGGCACGCTCGAACGCACTTTCCATCCGGATGTCACCATCACGATGGAAGACGGCCACATTGTGGTCGCGCGTCCGAGCGACGAACCGGCGCACCGCGCCCTGCACGGCCTGACCCGCGCCCTCATGCAAAACATGATGACGGGCGTTACTACCGGCTACAGCAAGGTGCTGAACATCGTCGGCGTCGGTTACCGCGCCGCGATGCAGGGCAAGTCGCTGCAGCTTTCGGTCGGGTACAGCCACCCCGTCATGGTCGAACCGCCCACAGGCATTACGTTCAGCGTGGACGGTACGCAGACCATCAAAGTGGAAGGCATCGACAAGGAACTTGTCGGCCAGATCGCCGCGGATATTCGCCGCTGGCGCCAGCCGGAGCCGTACAAAGGCAAGGGCATCAAGTACGATAACGAGACCATCCGCCGCAAAGAAGGCAAGGCGGGCGGTAAGTAA
- the rplE gene encoding 50S ribosomal protein L5, with protein sequence MRTVTARLKERYDKQIIPELRKEFGYDNVMQVPRVEKIVINMGVGDGQSDPRMMENAVNELTNITGQKASIRKAKKSISNFKLREGSNIGCMVTLRGQRMYEFMDRLFNVAVPRIRDFRGMSPKGFDQFGNYTLGLREQTIFPEVNVDAVTRVRGMNITFVVKNARTVDESRELLKKFGMPFRAQ encoded by the coding sequence ATGAGAACTGTGACCGCACGACTGAAAGAACGATACGACAAGCAGATTATTCCGGAATTGCGCAAGGAATTCGGCTACGACAACGTCATGCAGGTGCCGCGCGTCGAGAAGATCGTGATCAACATGGGTGTGGGCGACGGCCAGTCGGACCCGCGCATGATGGAGAACGCGGTCAACGAGCTGACGAACATTACCGGCCAGAAAGCGAGCATCCGCAAGGCGAAGAAGTCGATCTCGAACTTCAAGCTGCGCGAAGGCTCGAACATCGGCTGCATGGTCACGCTGCGCGGCCAGCGCATGTACGAGTTCATGGATCGTCTGTTCAATGTCGCCGTCCCGCGTATCCGCGACTTTCGCGGCATGTCGCCGAAGGGGTTCGATCAGTTCGGCAACTATACGCTGGGCCTGCGCGAACAGACCATCTTTCCGGAAGTGAACGTGGACGCGGTCACGCGCGTGCGCGGCATGAACATCACGTTCGTCGTGAAGAATGCGCGCACGGTTGACGAGAGCCGCGAGCTGTTGAAGAAATTTGGAATGCCGTTCAGGGCGCAATAG
- the rpmC gene encoding 50S ribosomal protein L29, whose protein sequence is MAVKAKDLRELEPGELDLRLKERGDALRNFRLQMATASVENSRAARNARREVARIKTIMRERELAAQKKAK, encoded by the coding sequence ATTGCCGTGAAAGCGAAAGACCTCAGGGAATTGGAACCCGGCGAACTCGACCTTCGGCTGAAGGAACGCGGGGACGCGTTGCGCAACTTCCGTCTCCAGATGGCGACGGCGTCGGTGGAGAATTCGCGCGCCGCGCGGAATGCCCGGCGGGAAGTGGCGCGCATCAAGACGATTATGCGGGAGCGGGAATTGGCCGCTCAGAAAAAGGCTAAGTAA
- the rpsH gene encoding 30S ribosomal protein S8, with the protein MSMSDPVSDLLSRVRNAMQARQERVDVPGSRLKERICDVLKQEGFIEGYKLVEDGKQNVLQVSLKYLTNRQPVISGLRRVSKPSLRVYVGYGDIRPVRSGLGISVVSTSKGVMTGKQARASKLGGEVLCEVW; encoded by the coding sequence ATGTCGATGAGCGATCCCGTTTCGGATTTGTTGAGCCGCGTGCGCAACGCCATGCAGGCGCGCCAGGAACGCGTTGACGTTCCGGGCTCGCGGTTGAAAGAACGAATCTGCGACGTGTTGAAGCAGGAAGGATTTATCGAGGGCTACAAGCTCGTCGAAGACGGCAAGCAGAACGTGTTGCAGGTGTCGTTGAAGTACCTAACGAACCGCCAGCCGGTGATCAGCGGCCTGCGCCGCGTGAGCAAGCCGAGCCTGCGCGTGTACGTCGGGTACGGCGACATCAGGCCCGTCCGCAGCGGCCTGGGTATTTCCGTGGTCAGTACGTCCAAAGGCGTGATGACGGGGAAGCAGGCCCGCGCGAGCAAGTTGGGCGGCGAAGTGCTGTGCGAGGTTTGGTAA
- the rplV gene encoding 50S ribosomal protein L22, giving the protein MPVAIAKVRSQRGSPRKMRLIADLIRGKKVAEARDILRFTVKGGSPLLSKLLASAVANAESEAAKTRTRINTDEYVVSKLLVDKGITIHRYQPMTRGRGGKIRKRTHNVVLQISGD; this is encoded by the coding sequence ATGCCAGTTGCTATCGCAAAAGTACGCAGCCAGCGCGGATCGCCGCGAAAGATGCGCCTAATCGCGGACCTGATCCGCGGCAAGAAAGTTGCCGAAGCGCGCGACATTCTGCGTTTCACGGTCAAAGGCGGCTCGCCGCTGCTGTCCAAGCTGCTCGCGTCCGCAGTCGCGAACGCCGAGAGCGAAGCGGCCAAGACGCGCACGCGTATCAATACGGACGAATACGTCGTCTCGAAATTGTTGGTCGATAAGGGAATAACCATTCACCGGTATCAGCCGATGACGCGCGGCCGCGGCGGAAAAATCCGCAAGCGCACGCACAACGTCGTGCTGCAGATTTCGGGCGACTAA
- the rpsS gene encoding 30S ribosomal protein S19, which translates to MPRSVKKGPFIDGHLMEKVEKQNRTGDKRVIRTWSRRSTITPDMVGLTIAVHNGNKFLPVFVSENMVGHKLGEFSPTRTFRGHSGTKSEKPTTAPAAGGK; encoded by the coding sequence GTGCCACGTTCCGTAAAGAAGGGTCCGTTCATCGACGGGCACCTCATGGAGAAAGTGGAGAAGCAGAACCGTACGGGCGACAAGCGTGTCATCCGTACGTGGTCGCGCCGGTCGACCATCACGCCGGACATGGTGGGACTGACGATTGCCGTGCACAACGGCAACAAGTTCCTTCCCGTGTTCGTGTCGGAAAACATGGTCGGCCACAAGCTGGGCGAGTTTTCGCCGACGCGCACGTTCAGGGGCCACTCCGGCACGAAGTCGGAAAAGCCCACGACGGCGCCCGCGGCCGGTGGGAAGTAG
- the rpsQ gene encoding 30S ribosomal protein S17 codes for MQERGARKERVGVVRSNKMTKTITVAVERTVQHRLYKKGVKQTKTFKAHDEKGECQIGDLVRIRETRPLSKTKRWRLVEIVKRAE; via the coding sequence ATGCAGGAACGTGGAGCGAGAAAAGAGCGCGTCGGCGTCGTGCGCAGCAACAAGATGACGAAGACGATCACGGTGGCCGTCGAGCGCACCGTGCAGCACCGGCTGTACAAGAAGGGCGTCAAGCAGACGAAAACCTTCAAGGCGCACGATGAAAAGGGCGAGTGCCAGATCGGCGACCTCGTCCGGATTCGCGAGACGCGCCCGCTCAGCAAGACGAAGCGGTGGCGCCTCGTCGAGATCGTGAAGCGCGCAGAGTAG
- a CDS encoding 50S ribosomal protein L18, which produces MSALPAKLKRLSRRKMHIRKSISGTAERPRLTVRPTLKHIYAQVIDDASGKTVASASSVKLKITGGNIDAAKAVGKAIAESAKAASVGRVCFDRNGKLYHGRVKALADAAREAGLDF; this is translated from the coding sequence ATGTCAGCGCTACCCGCAAAATTGAAGAGGCTGTCGCGCCGCAAGATGCACATTCGCAAGAGCATCTCCGGCACGGCCGAGCGCCCGCGCCTCACGGTGCGCCCGACGCTCAAGCATATTTACGCGCAGGTAATCGACGACGCGAGTGGAAAAACCGTCGCGTCCGCGTCCTCCGTGAAGTTGAAGATCACCGGCGGGAACATCGACGCGGCCAAGGCCGTGGGCAAGGCAATCGCGGAGAGCGCGAAGGCCGCGTCCGTCGGGCGCGTGTGTTTCGATCGCAATGGCAAGCTGTACCACGGGCGCGTCAAGGCCCTGGCCGACGCGGCCCGCGAAGCGGGATTGGATTTCTAG
- the rplO gene encoding 50S ribosomal protein L15, translating into MDLSNITVAAGARKNRKRKGRGVGSGNGKTAGRGHKGQGARSGYSKKAGHEGGQTPLARRLPKVGFWHESRFPMAIVNLDDIEKAFKAGDTVNAESLTKAKLIDPQKGGVKVLGRGEITKKFSVAAHAISEGARAKIEAAGGTVELIGPKTYGRPNKPVKRAREDN; encoded by the coding sequence ATGGATTTGAGCAACATAACTGTCGCCGCCGGCGCACGGAAAAACCGCAAGCGCAAAGGGCGCGGCGTCGGTTCCGGCAACGGCAAAACCGCCGGCCGCGGACACAAGGGCCAGGGCGCGCGGTCCGGCTACTCGAAGAAGGCCGGCCATGAAGGCGGCCAGACCCCGCTTGCGCGCCGCCTGCCAAAGGTTGGCTTCTGGCACGAGAGCCGCTTTCCGATGGCGATCGTCAACCTCGACGACATCGAGAAGGCATTCAAGGCGGGCGACACCGTGAACGCGGAGTCGTTGACGAAGGCCAAGCTCATCGACCCACAGAAAGGCGGTGTGAAGGTCCTCGGCCGCGGCGAAATCACGAAGAAGTTTTCCGTTGCCGCGCACGCCATCAGCGAAGGCGCGCGCGCGAAGATCGAGGCCGCGGGCGGAACGGTCGAATTGATTGGCCCGAAAACGTACGGCCGCCCCAACAAACCCGTCAAGCGAGCGCGGGAGGACAACTAG
- a CDS encoding 50S ribosomal protein L24: MDIRKGDTVVVITGKYKGRKGRVLRTMPAEDRLIVEGVNMMKRHTRPSSRNQQGGIVERERPIHVSNVMAWCEAAGKASKIIRKRLEDGSRVRVFKVNGETISE, from the coding sequence ATGGATATCCGCAAGGGCGATACGGTGGTGGTGATCACCGGCAAATACAAAGGGCGCAAGGGCCGCGTGCTCCGCACGATGCCGGCCGAAGACCGGTTGATTGTCGAAGGCGTGAACATGATGAAACGCCACACGCGCCCCTCGAGCCGCAATCAGCAGGGCGGCATCGTCGAGCGCGAGCGCCCTATTCACGTGTCGAATGTGATGGCGTGGTGCGAGGCGGCCGGCAAAGCCTCGAAGATTATTCGGAAACGCCTCGAAGACGGCAGCCGCGTGCGCGTGTTCAAGGTGAACGGCGAGACGATTAGCGAGTAA
- the rplB gene encoding 50S ribosomal protein L2, giving the protein MGIKKFKPVTSSQRGMSVSDFAEITKDTPEKGLTVAKHRISGRNNMGRVTMRRRGGGHKRRYRIIDFQRAKDGIPAKVSAIEYDPNRSARIALLTYADGEKTYILAPIGLEVGMTLASGPSAEYQVGNCLPLGNVPLGAFVHNVELTPGKGGQIARSAGNACQLLAKEGEFAVLRLPSGEMRRVFISCRATIGQVGNEEHANVMLGKAGRTRWLGRRPKVRGVAMNPVDHPHGGGEGRTSGGRHPSTPWGISTKGHKTRKEKKRTNVFIIRRRSK; this is encoded by the coding sequence ATGGGTATCAAGAAGTTCAAACCGGTGACATCGTCCCAGCGCGGGATGAGCGTTTCCGATTTTGCCGAGATCACGAAGGACACGCCGGAGAAGGGCCTGACGGTTGCCAAGCACCGCATCTCGGGCCGCAACAACATGGGCCGCGTTACGATGCGGCGCCGCGGCGGCGGACACAAGCGCCGTTACCGCATCATCGATTTTCAGCGCGCGAAGGACGGAATCCCCGCGAAGGTGTCCGCAATCGAATACGATCCGAACCGGTCCGCGCGCATCGCGTTGTTGACGTACGCGGACGGCGAGAAGACCTATATTCTAGCGCCGATCGGGCTGGAGGTGGGCATGACGCTCGCCAGCGGCCCTTCCGCGGAATACCAGGTGGGCAACTGTCTGCCGTTGGGTAACGTGCCGCTCGGCGCGTTCGTGCACAACGTCGAACTGACGCCCGGCAAGGGCGGCCAGATCGCACGGTCCGCGGGCAACGCGTGCCAGTTGCTCGCGAAGGAAGGCGAGTTCGCCGTGCTGCGTCTCCCTTCGGGCGAGATGCGCCGCGTATTCATCTCCTGCCGTGCGACGATCGGGCAGGTCGGGAACGAAGAACATGCGAATGTCATGCTCGGCAAGGCCGGCCGCACGCGTTGGCTGGGCCGCCGTCCGAAGGTGCGTGGCGTTGCGATGAACCCGGTGGACCACCCGCACGGCGGCGGCGAAGGCCGTACCTCGGGCGGACGCCACCCCTCGACGCCGTGGGGCATTTCGACGAAGGGCCACAAGACGCGCAAAGAAAAGAAACGCACGAACGTATTCATCATACGCCGGCGCAGCAAGTAA
- the rpsC gene encoding 30S ribosomal protein S3 has translation MGQKVHPLGFRLGVIRTWSSIWYAGKEYVPLLHEDLRLRDYVKKRLYNTGVARVDIERAGRKAKVHIYTARPGLVIGQRGQEVDKLRAELEKLTGRELLINIHEVMSPEMNAQLVAEGIASQLERRVSFRRAMKKSMQSTMRLGARGIRLRVAGRLNGAEIARVEQSREGSVPLHTLRADVDYGFATAYTTYGTIGVKCWIYHGDVEPGQMAASPAEARGIQARRDHREHRGDRPERGERGGRRQQEKEQ, from the coding sequence GTGGGCCAAAAGGTACATCCGCTCGGGTTCAGGCTCGGCGTGATCCGCACGTGGAGTTCGATCTGGTACGCGGGCAAGGAATACGTGCCGCTGCTCCACGAAGACTTGCGTTTGCGCGACTACGTGAAGAAGCGCCTGTACAACACCGGCGTGGCGCGCGTGGACATCGAGCGGGCGGGCCGCAAGGCGAAGGTGCACATTTACACGGCGCGCCCGGGCCTCGTTATCGGCCAGCGCGGTCAGGAAGTGGACAAGCTGCGCGCGGAACTCGAGAAGCTTACCGGCCGCGAGCTGCTGATAAACATCCACGAAGTCATGAGCCCGGAAATGAACGCGCAGCTCGTTGCCGAAGGCATCGCCTCGCAACTCGAGCGCCGCGTGTCGTTCCGCCGCGCGATGAAGAAGTCGATGCAGAGCACGATGCGCCTTGGCGCGCGCGGCATCCGCCTGCGCGTGGCGGGCCGGTTGAACGGCGCGGAAATCGCCCGCGTCGAGCAGTCCCGCGAAGGCAGTGTGCCACTGCACACCTTGCGCGCGGACGTCGATTACGGGTTCGCGACGGCATACACGACGTATGGCACGATTGGCGTGAAGTGTTGGATTTACCACGGCGACGTGGAGCCTGGCCAGATGGCGGCAAGCCCCGCCGAAGCGCGCGGCATCCAGGCGCGCCGCGACCATCGCGAGCACCGCGGCGACCGTCCCGAACGGGGCGAACGCGGTGGCCGCCGCCAGCAGGAAAAGGAGCAGTAA
- the secY gene encoding preprotein translocase subunit SecY, whose protein sequence is MSSATDAFRNAFRIPELKSRILFTLGMLAVYRLGSHIPTPGVNGKALSDLMADASSMFGFYDMFTGGNFQNATIFALGIMPYISASIIIQLLVVVIPSLEKLSKEGAEGQKKITEYTRYGTIALCIIQSIGVATFLRGMNAQSEVPIVTSTGIGFYIICIVAFTTGTAFIMWLGEQISEYGIGNGMSLIIFAGIAASLPAALMDLATLLRTRQISWIAVLFLFAAMVVVVAGVILITTAQRRIPVQYPRQVKGRKMTGGARTYLPLRVNQAGVIPIIFASSLLMLPGMLGSALNSPAIDRFFETYFAWHGWAYNITYAVLIMFFCFFYTAITFNPIEMAENMKKYGGVIMGVRPGKATAEYLNKVMTRVTVVGAVFLAGIALLPTIVQMQVPMLSYNTASFLGGTSLLILVGVALDTVRQIETHLTMRNYDGFLGGGGRRVRGRRL, encoded by the coding sequence GTGTCGAGCGCCACAGACGCATTCCGGAACGCGTTCCGAATTCCCGAGCTGAAGAGCCGAATCCTCTTCACGCTCGGCATGCTCGCCGTGTACCGTCTCGGGTCGCACATTCCGACCCCGGGCGTGAACGGGAAGGCACTCTCGGATTTGATGGCCGACGCGAGCAGCATGTTCGGGTTCTATGACATGTTCACCGGCGGAAACTTCCAGAACGCCACGATTTTTGCCCTCGGCATCATGCCGTATATCAGCGCATCGATCATCATCCAGCTTCTGGTCGTGGTGATCCCCTCGCTTGAGAAGTTGTCGAAGGAAGGCGCGGAAGGCCAAAAGAAGATCACCGAATACACGCGCTACGGCACGATTGCGCTGTGCATTATTCAGTCCATTGGCGTCGCCACGTTCCTGCGCGGCATGAACGCGCAATCCGAGGTGCCGATCGTCACAAGCACCGGTATCGGGTTCTACATCATCTGTATTGTCGCGTTTACAACCGGCACCGCGTTCATCATGTGGCTGGGCGAACAAATCAGCGAGTATGGCATCGGCAACGGCATGTCGCTCATTATTTTTGCCGGTATCGCCGCGAGCCTGCCGGCCGCCCTCATGGACCTAGCGACGCTGCTGCGCACGCGCCAGATTAGCTGGATCGCGGTGTTGTTCCTGTTTGCCGCCATGGTGGTTGTCGTCGCGGGCGTGATTCTTATCACGACGGCGCAGCGCCGCATTCCGGTGCAGTACCCGCGCCAGGTGAAGGGCCGCAAGATGACCGGCGGCGCGCGCACCTATCTGCCGCTGCGCGTCAACCAGGCGGGCGTGATACCGATTATTTTTGCGAGTTCCTTGCTGATGCTCCCCGGCATGCTGGGCAGCGCGCTGAACAGCCCCGCCATTGACCGGTTCTTCGAGACCTATTTCGCGTGGCACGGCTGGGCCTACAACATCACGTACGCGGTCCTCATCATGTTCTTCTGCTTCTTCTATACCGCCATTACCTTCAACCCGATCGAGATGGCCGAAAACATGAAGAAGTACGGAGGCGTGATCATGGGCGTGCGCCCGGGCAAGGCCACGGCGGAGTACCTGAACAAAGTCATGACCCGCGTGACGGTCGTAGGTGCGGTCTTCCTCGCCGGCATCGCATTGCTGCCGACCATCGTTCAGATGCAGGTTCCGATGCTCTCGTACAACACCGCAAGTTTCCTCGGCGGTACAAGTTTGTTGATTCTGGTGGGTGTGGCGCTGGACACGGTACGGCAGATCGAAACGCACCTGACCATGCGCAATTACGACGGGTTCCTGGGCGGTGGTGGACGTCGCGTGCGCGGGCGGCGCCTGTAA
- a CDS encoding adenylate kinase yields the protein MRIVLLGGPGAGKGTQAMRLAEAFGIPHISTGAYFRDQLERETELGERIREYMDSGSLVPDELTCEVVESRLKEPDCKNGYVLDGFPRSLPQARILDRMLAARGDSLDVAIDLEVPDEEIVARLTARRLCPVCGKIFNLKFDPPSSDGKRCDRTGCSGQLVTRSDDTEETVRERIRIYHRTTEPIVKYYKERGLLHVVVEGALGPDQVFAKVENVVHRLCRA from the coding sequence TTGCGAATCGTTTTACTAGGCGGACCTGGGGCTGGAAAGGGTACCCAGGCCATGCGGCTTGCCGAGGCGTTCGGCATACCGCACATCTCGACGGGCGCGTATTTTCGCGACCAGCTTGAGAGAGAAACCGAGCTCGGGGAGCGCATCCGGGAGTATATGGACTCCGGATCGCTCGTCCCGGACGAATTGACGTGCGAAGTCGTCGAGTCGCGGCTGAAAGAGCCGGACTGCAAGAACGGCTACGTGCTGGACGGATTCCCGCGGTCCTTGCCGCAGGCGCGCATCCTGGATCGGATGCTGGCGGCGCGCGGCGACTCGCTCGACGTTGCGATTGATTTGGAAGTGCCCGACGAGGAGATCGTCGCGCGGCTTACAGCGCGAAGACTCTGTCCCGTTTGTGGTAAGATATTTAATTTGAAGTTTGACCCGCCGTCTTCGGACGGCAAGCGGTGTGACCGCACCGGGTGTTCCGGGCAATTGGTCACGCGTTCGGACGATACCGAGGAAACCGTGCGGGAGCGTATCCGCATTTACCATCGGACGACCGAGCCGATCGTCAAGTATTACAAAGAGCGCGGGCTCTTGCACGTCGTCGTTGAAGGCGCGCTGGGACCCGACCAAGTCTTTGCGAAAGTTGAAAACGTTGTACACCGTTTATGCCGCGCGTGA
- the rpsE gene encoding 30S ribosomal protein S5, with the protein MSNPERKREGRGEKRPRAEQSESQFVEAVVKINRVAKVVKGGRNFRFSAIVVVGDGRGRVGAAMGKAREVPDAIRKAIDRAKRNMIAIPIVSTTVPHEVVGRSGSARVMLKPASLGTGVVAGGSVRAVLESAGIQNVLTKCLGSHNATNVVWATLDGLKQLKTAENIASERNLPVTAVL; encoded by the coding sequence TTGAGCAATCCAGAAAGAAAGCGCGAAGGCCGGGGCGAGAAGCGCCCGCGCGCAGAGCAATCGGAATCGCAGTTCGTCGAGGCGGTCGTCAAGATTAACCGCGTCGCGAAGGTTGTGAAGGGCGGACGCAACTTCCGATTCAGCGCCATCGTTGTCGTGGGCGACGGCAGGGGCCGTGTCGGTGCGGCGATGGGCAAGGCCCGCGAAGTGCCGGACGCGATCCGCAAGGCCATCGACCGCGCGAAGCGCAACATGATTGCGATCCCGATCGTGAGCACGACGGTCCCGCACGAAGTGGTGGGCCGCTCGGGTTCCGCCCGCGTCATGCTGAAGCCCGCGTCGCTGGGCACCGGCGTTGTGGCCGGCGGTTCCGTGCGCGCCGTGCTCGAGAGCGCCGGCATCCAGAACGTATTGACCAAGTGCCTCGGTTCGCACAACGCCACCAACGTTGTGTGGGCGACCCTTGACGGCCTGAAGCAACTGAAGACGGCGGAGAACATCGCCAGCGAACGCAACCTGCCCGTGACGGCGGTGCTGTAA
- the rplP gene encoding 50S ribosomal protein L16 — protein MLMPKRVKHRKVQRGRRAGSTKGAASVDFGEYGLKATEVGWVTSREIEAARIALTRHVKRGGKLWIRVFPDKPITKKPAETRMGKGKGAPEEWVAVVKPGRVMFELEGVTEDLAREAIRLAGHKLSVASKFVKRT, from the coding sequence ATGTTGATGCCAAAGCGAGTTAAACACCGCAAGGTGCAACGTGGCCGCCGCGCCGGCTCGACGAAGGGCGCTGCCAGTGTCGATTTCGGCGAATACGGATTGAAGGCGACGGAAGTCGGCTGGGTGACCTCGCGCGAGATCGAGGCCGCGCGCATCGCGCTCACGCGCCATGTCAAGCGCGGCGGAAAGCTGTGGATTCGCGTGTTCCCGGACAAACCGATCACGAAAAAGCCCGCTGAAACCCGCATGGGTAAAGGCAAGGGCGCGCCGGAAGAGTGGGTAGCGGTGGTGAAGCCCGGCCGCGTGATGTTCGAGCTTGAAGGCGTGACCGAAGACCTTGCGCGCGAAGCGATCCGGCTCGCGGGCCATAAGCTGTCGGTCGCCTCGAAGTTCGTAAAGAGAACATAG
- a CDS encoding type Z 30S ribosomal protein S14, with amino-acid sequence MAKKSQILRSQRAPKFKVRGYHRCKLCGRPRSYMRKFGMCRICFRKLALEGLLPGVTKSSW; translated from the coding sequence GTGGCGAAGAAATCGCAGATACTCAGGAGCCAGCGCGCGCCGAAATTCAAGGTGCGCGGCTACCACCGCTGCAAGCTGTGCGGACGGCCCCGCAGCTACATGCGCAAGTTTGGCATGTGCCGCATTTGCTTCCGGAAGTTGGCGCTTGAGGGGCTGCTGCCCGGCGTGACGAAGTCAAGCTGGTAA